A DNA window from Anastrepha obliqua isolate idAnaObli1 chromosome 5, idAnaObli1_1.0, whole genome shotgun sequence contains the following coding sequences:
- the LOC129248744 gene encoding uncharacterized protein LOC129248744: protein MPISLALLDNKMMCLYTAVLAAHLRSISRVVDAHHSCIISYIFDAHHSCIISWHLQAPLSRISGSVLSAQHSNESDAPISNDMPMGKDAVRIHASTSTYKKALDPAFNAEYSTLRGLTSICLHCNAKHFKCEKGRNQFLTCCHGGKVQIPIPRVPDFLERVFENNFNSFRSHYLENIRQINSSFAFASFEAKIVEPPGRGPYCFRIHGSIYHRVGPLHANNDSNSLYAQLYILDTDQATDIRLQRNANCDSSLMKCLHEMISTVNPLARQYKFMAQVEREEEQRARQANRVPHKVSMIFFSSHANRRYNLPNCSEIAAVFTTEDGEPPASRDLRVFSHSSET, encoded by the exons ATGCCCATCTCACTCGCATTATTGGATAACAAAATGATGTGCCTCTACACCGCGGTATTAGCCGCGCATTTG CGCAGTATTAGTCGCGTAGTTGATGCACATCACTCCTGCATTATTAGTTACATATTCGATGCACATCACTCCTGCATTATTAGTTGGCATTTACAAGCGCCTCTTTCACGAATCTCGGGAAGCGTATTATCTGCGCAACATTCAAATGAAAGTGATGCGCCAATTTCCAATGACATGCCAATGGGAAAAGATGCG gtCCGTATTCATGCAAGCAcaagtacatacaaaaaagcTCTAGATCCAGCATTTAATGCAGAATATAGCACGCTTCGTGGTTTAACCAGTATATGTTTGCATTGCAatgctaaacattttaaatgtgaaaag ggaAGAAATCAATTCCTTACATGCTGCCACGGTGGGAAAGTGCAGATACCGATACCTCGCGTACCTGATTTTTTGgaaagggtttttgaaaataatttcaactCTTTCCGGTCCCATTACTTAGAGAATATAAGACAAATAAATAGCTCATTCGCTTTTGCATCTTTTGAAGCTAAAATTGTAGAGCCACCAGGACGTGGCCCTTATTGTTTTCGTATACATGGATCAATTTACCATCGAGTGGGTCCTCTTCATGCTAATAATGATTCAAACTCATTATACGCACAGCTTTATATACTTGATACTGACCAAGCCACTGACATTCGACTACAAAGGAATGCAAATTGCGATAGTTCCTTGATGAAATGCCTACACGAGATGATATCAACCGTGAATCCCTTAGCCCGTCAGTATAAATTTATGGCACAAGTTGAACGCGAGGAGGAACAGAGGGCACGACAGGCAAATCGAGTTCCGCACAAagtgagcatgattttcttcagtAGTCATGCGAATCGGCGTTATAATTTGCCTAACTGCTCAGAAATTGCAGCCGTTTTCACAACTGAGGATGGTGAACCACCGGCAAGCCGTGATTTAAGAGTATTTTCTCACAGCTCAGAAACATAG